The nucleotide window TACCCCTGAATATATCGTCGAAAAGGCCTACGAACTGAATCTTGAGCTCAATTTTGTCGCTAACAGCGATTTCAGGCTGGGTCAATACTCTGTCGCGCTAAAAGGATTTGAAAACACTATCCGCGTAAAAAACGACCACGCCCTTGCCCATTATTATGCCGCGCAATGTTGCAAGCAGCTTCATATGGATAGCGAATATCAGAATCATAGAGAAATATATTATCAGATAATTAGTGCATCGGAATACTGGGCCAGCTACGTTCACCACTTCAAGTTGGCAGATTTGGAGTGATCTGAATCCAATGAACCTTTTCCAGGCACTCGAGTGTCTCGAACAGCATATACCAGCCCCCTCAGAGGGCTTGCCCGACGACGTCTTCTACTTCATCAGCAGGATGACACCGCTCGTGAATGTGGATTTGCTGCTCAAGGATGAACAGGGACGGACCTTGCTCGCATGGCGTGACGACCCGTATGCAGGACAGGGATGGCACATACCGGGCGGGATCGTCAGATTCAAGGAAACCTTCGCGGAGAGAATCTGTAAAGTGGCCCAATCGGAGCTGGGATGCACCATTGAATTCGACCCCGAGCCAGTTGCCATTAATCAGCTTATTCACAAGGAGCGAGATACCAGAGGGCATTTCATATCCCTGCTCTACCGGTGCCGCATCCCTGCCGCTTATATCCCGCAGAACGCACAATACCTGCCCGGTGAGCGCGGCTACCTCCAGTGGCATGATACCTGCCCTGACAATCTGATCGTGTACCACGAGATATATCGGGATTACATCTAATGGAAACTGTTCCGGCCAGAGCTAAGATCATCAGCGGTACAGCTCCGGGGGGAGTGCGAACCAGACTTGCCGATGCCCTCCCCCTGGACACTCCGTTCGTTGTGCAGATATTCCCGGTCTATGCCTGCAACTTCAAGTGCGGCTACTGCATCTTTCCGGTGCCGGCTGAAAAGCGCGGTTTCATATCAGACCGGACAGTCATGGATTCCGGACTCTTTGCCCGCTGCATGGAGGATCTCACCAGGTTCCCCCGAAAGGTCAAGGTGCTGCGCTTCGTCGGGATCGGCGAGCCGCTGCTCCACCGAGACATTGCAGACATGGTGCGTTGCGCCGTTTCAAACGACATAGCCGACGTTATTGAAATCCTCACCAATGGCGCCCTACTCACCCCGGCCATGTCCGACGCGCTCATCGCCGCAGGCCTTACAAGACTGGTGGTGTCTCTCCAAGGCACCTCCCGGAAAAAGTACCGTCAGGTGTGCGGGACCGATATCGATTTCGAGCAGTTCCGCGCCAACCTGAAGTATTTCCATGACCACAAAGGCAGTGCGCAGATGTATGTCAAGATAATCGACTGCGCCCTGGACGGAGAAGATGACCGGCAGCGGTTCTACGACCTGTTCGGCGACCGATGCGATACCATGGCCATCGAACATGCCGTTCCCATCCATTCTGGCGTCGATTACGACCATCTGCCGGGAGTCAAGGAACAGGAAGTCACCCAATTCGGCCTGCCGGTGTCGAACGTCAAAGTATGTCCGCAACCCTTCTTCACCATGCAGATCAACCCGGATGGCAAGGTTGTTCCCTGTTATTCGTTTGAGTATCCCGGCATCATGGGTGATTGCAATACCAATTCGGTTTGCGATATCTGGAACGGTGAAACCTTTCGGAAGTTCCGACGCAAGATGCTGGAAGGTATCAACGGGGCGGGTGAACCGTGTGAAACTTGCAGTATTATCAAGTACAGATTGTTTCCCGAAGATGATTTGAAAGATTCCGTGGAAAAATTAAAACCGTTCTACGATCCTTATACAGGTGAGAAATGACCCGATTCTGCCCGATTTGTTTCAGCAGATATTCCAGGCATATGTTTACGCAACGTTTCGGTAAGAACAGCGCCATTTCTGTCATGGAGTCTTATGATGTTGTCGTCTGCTGCACGTGTGGGTTTGTATATGCCGATAACATTCCGTCACAGGAAGAGTTCAGCGCCTACTATGCTCTGATGTCCAAGTATGAATTCGAGTACAAGGATGGCATTGTCGCACAGGACTACATGACGCAATATGCGAAGATCGTCGACTTCATTATTCCACACGTGGGTACTAGGGAGGCGAGAATACTCGATATCGGCTGTTCGACTGGCGCCCTGCTGTCCATCTTTGAGAAGAGAGGCTACCATCATCTGTTGGGGTTGGATCCATCACCAAACTGTACGCACGTGGCGGAAAAAATTTATGGTATTCGCGCGATTACGGGAGATATTTCGTCCCTCAATGACGTGGGGAAATTCGATGCCATCATATTGTCTGCCGTGCTTGAACATCTCGTGGATTTCGAGTATTCCATGAACAAAATCAAAGCGCTCCTATCCGACGGGGGGTTACTGTTTATAGAAGTTCCCGATGCGGAGAGATTTCATGAATTCATCTTTGCACCATTTCAACAATTCAGCGTTGAACATATTAACTATTTTTCCAGAACCTCCATATTGAATTTATTGTCTGCCTACTCTTTCAAGATACTGGAAATGAAACAGAATGAAAGTAGTCTTAATTTAACTGTAGATCCAGACCTATTCGTTTTATCGGTAAAAACAGCTATTCCAGAAGAGCCTGAGATCGTTCCCGATGTAGTAAGCGAACCGACGCTCCTCAAATATATCCATGATTGTAGCGGGATTGATCAGAAAATACGAACTATTATTAGTGAGAAGCTACTAGAACTTGATAGATTTATTGTCTGGGGAGCGGGCACGCATACACAACGACTTATAGGCGCAGGCCTGGATACTTCAAAAATATTATATATAGTTGATTCGAACAAAAGATATGCGGGCAAGAAACTTGATCACATCGACATCAGACTGCCGCAAGAAATTTCCGATGATGTCCCAATCCTGATATCAACATATTCATACCAGTCAGAGATAATGAACATGATCAGAAATAACCTGCGTCTCAGTAATGAAATAGTGGCATTATATGAATAGGTTACCTATATGAGAGATTACATGAGAACCGTAAAGCCTTTGGTTAGCATTATGATTCCCAATAGGAACCACTCAAAATTTCTGGGAACATGTATCGAAAGTGCCTTGAATCAAACATACCCGAACTTGGAAATAGTTGTTCTCGACAATTGCTCCGATGACAACTCTTTGAAAGTCGCTTCAAGATATGTCAACAGAGGTGTGAGAGTCTGTAAGAACCCTATAAATATTGGAAATAAGAACTTTAATCTGTTGACAGTGCTCACAGAAGGCGAATACATGATTCTGCTGTGCGCCGATGATGTGATACAGCCGACTTTTATCGAAAAAAGTGTAGCTATCATGGAACAAAACCCTAACGTAGGATATGTCCATTGTGAGAGAGATTATATTGATGGAGATGATGTCATCACCGAACTTGATCCCTTCTACAACTGTAATTTTATCTGTCCTGGTGAATCAGTACTGCCCATATACATGCTTACTGATGTCGCGCAGCCATCGCAATGCGTCATACGGAGAAGTATATTCCAGAAAGTTCTTGGCTATAATACGGAATTCGATCACAGCAATGCGGATAAGGCGTTGTGGTTTAGACTTTCGCTTGTCTCTGATTATGCATATATTCGGGAAAAATTAGCTCTTATTAGAGTCCACAGTGCACGAGAAACTGTGATCGCATTCAGAAGTTTTTATCATTCAATAGCACTCTATCTGACACTAATGAATCAGGTAGAACTTGGTGGACAACTAAAAGGACATCGTAATGTGTATGAGAAACTTCCCGCCGCCTTTAGAAAGCTTGCTGATGAAACATTGCAAATTGCTCTATTTTGTATCCATGAAGACAATTTAAAACTAGCTAAACAGTATTTAGTTTTTGCAAAAATAATGGATAATTCAATCGTCGAAAGTGAAAATTATATCTTAATAAGTAATATTTATGACAGCTTACAATGTAAAAACGATTCTGAAAAAGAAAAAATAGAACTTTCAATGTTTGGAAAGCGTACTAGAAATTACGAACCACCAGAGAATTATATCAAAATTGAGATAAAACCATGACACTTGATAATTTTAATATTATAGTGCTAATACCAACAGAAGATTGCATCAATTACATTGATGCAAGCATTAATAGTGTTCTTATTCAGACTTACAATAGGAATAATATAAAAATTGTTGCTATTGATAATTGTTCAACGGATGGCACTTATGAAAAATTGTTGAATTATTCGATTAATCACGGAATATCTGTCTATAGGTTAAAAGAAAAATGTTCCCGAGCAATGTTACTGTATGAATCAATTTCGTATATAGAGCCTGTCAATTATAAATATATTACCGTTTTATCCCCTGGTGATATATTTTATTCTAATTTTATAGAAGATTCTGTTAAAGTTATGGAAAAATATTCAAACGCAAAGAGGAGAATGCTCATTTGCGAGGTTAGTATTATCGACAGCAATGCCAGAATATCGTCACAATTACCGATTTTTACTGACAGCTGTATTCTAAAAAGTAGCTGGAGTTTATTACAATTTTTTACATTCGGTTTTGATCATAGAGTGCAGTGGATTTGCCTTAAAGATACTCTTCCGTCTGATTTAGCAGATTTAGTATTCTGCGTCGACAACACAGATTGGTTCAACAAGGCATTATTCTCATTTAATTCAGAAATTATCTATCTAGATAAACCGCTTGCGTCTGCCGTATTATCGTATCCCGATGACAGATTATATAAACTAATGTTAAAGCTGTCTCTGGTAACAAGATTTAAGTTGATACGCGGAACTATGGATAACAAAAATTTTGAAGACTTAGATGAGCTTGAAGATCAAAAACTATCTAATTATAAATTATCATTATTAGCACTTAAATACGCTTATGATGATTTAATCGAAATTAAAATAGATTCTGCACGTAAAATTTTACTATTTGCAGAAATGGTCTTCTCTGATATAGTCGAAACTGAGTTGTATTCAACTATTTGCAATTTAATAGAAAAACCAGAGTATTGTTCGGTAGTGCTGGATCAGCATTTTGATTTTTTATTAAGGCCATCAAACCCACCAACTAATTCAATTTCAATGAATTTGATAGCAACTGATATCCAGGTATGAGCACAGTAAATATTACAATATTAGGCGCGTGTTCCCATATTGCAAAAGGTCTTATATATAATTTAAAGCCATCGGCAAAATCCAAACTCCATCTTTACACAACATCTCCACAACAATCCTACATCTTTGCCCACGACATTTGTAGATTGCCAGAACATGCTTATTCTATCAATGAGGGATATCATAGCTTCATGTCGAAAAAACATGATGTAATTATAAATTGCATTGGTGTTGGCACTCAGAGAAAAATACGCGGTGATTATACTAAATATTTCATTGTAGGTGAAAAATTTGACAACATGATTATTGAATACCTACAAAATTATTCACCAGAGACGTTATATATAAATATTAGTAGCGGTGCCGTATATGGCCGTTCATTTACAGGGCCAGTGTCAGAATGGAGTGAAAATGCTCTCACCGTGAATCATATAATGCAAGAAGATTATTATTCTATTTGCAAATTGAATTCAGAAGCGAAACACCGCGCCTTTAGTCATTTAAAAATAGTTGATCTAAGATTGTTTTCATATTTCAGTAGATTCGCAGATATATCAGATGGATATTTTATTACCGATATCATTGACAGTATAAAAAGCAATAAAAAGCTTAAGACAAATACCACTAATATTATTAGAGATTATGTACATCCGGTAGATCTGTGTTCAATTGTTCATATATGTATCCAAATAAATAATATAAACGATGCATATGATGTAATGAGTACAAAACCTGTAAACAAAACGGAAATATTAGACTATTTTTCAAAAAATTATGGCCTAAAATATTCAATAGATAGTTCTATTGTTGAACAGACTCCGACAGGGGTGAAGGATATATATTATTCTAAATACTTTAAAATTGCAAAAATAGGCTATATCCCGTCGTATAGTTCTCTGGACACTGTGATACAAGAAGCAAGTTATTTATTAGAGGATAAAAAGTAAATGAATTTGCTGTTTGTCCAACCAAAAGCTCGCGATATTGCTGGTATTGCAACTGGTATCTGTTATGTTGCTACAGCCACTAAAGAGGCTGGATACAACATATTCGGGGTGAATCTTAATTACTTTAGTTCATCAGGGTATCGAGACATACTTGCAAGTGCTATCAATACGAATAACATCGATGTGGTATTTATTGGTGGTACTTCCGGTGATTTTAACGAAATTAAAAGAATAATCTCAATTTTGAAAGGCCTTAATAATGAGTTGGTTTTAGTACTTGGTGGCTATTTAGTTTCGACAGAGCCAGAATTAGTTATTAGAAATACAGGCGCTGATTTTGGGGTAATTGGACTGGGCGAAACAGCGTCTGTAGAATTGTTAAATCTGTTGAGTCAAAAATGCGCTAAATCATCGTATTCCACGATTTCTGGATTGGTTTATATTGATGATAATAATGATCTTGTAATAACGTCTAACAGAAAGGCATGCTCATTCAATTTTAATAGGATACCGGCTCTTGACCTTTTATTTGATGATTATATAAGAAACAATAAGCACATTGACCTTGTAGGAAGTATTGGTTGCCCGTTCAGTTGTACCTTTTGTTCACGTCCTGTTGGAACAAAAAAGTACGATCAACGCCCTTTGGATTCTCTTTTTTATGAATTAGATTATTGGCTAACTGTCTATGATATAAAAACTATTGGTATTAATGACGAATTGTTTTCGTTGGATGAAGAGCGCGTTCGTGAATTTTGCTCTCGTATTCGAAAATATCAAATCGGTTTTGGACTTCAAGGTAGAGTAGATACTATTACTGAAGAAATACTTACCATGCTTAAAGATGCGGGATGCTATTCTATCAGTTATGGTCTTGAAAGTGCTAATAATTCAATTCTGGCAAGTATGAAAAAGGGGATTACAATAGAACAAATTGAAAAGGCACTGTCTGCAACACGTCAACATGGAATATCCATTATTGGGAACTTCATTTTTGGAGATATTCAAGAAACTTATGAAACAGCAAACGACACCTTGAATTGGTGGACTAACCACATGTCAGAGTATGACATACATTTAACCATGATCGTGCCATTTCCGGGCTCATATATCTATGATTATGCTGTGCAGAAGGGGATGATATCAGATAAGCTTAAATTTCTAAATGATGGCTGCCCTCCGGTAAACTGTTCAAAGATGTCAGAAAGCGAGATATTACGGTTAAAGCGAAGAATAAACAGCTTATTACAAATTAAATCCAGGGCATCAACTATATCAATAAAATATATCCATCCAGACAATACCATTGATCTAACGTTGGAGTGCGGGCACTGTTTTAAAAAGTTTAACGTATTTAAAAAAGATCTGGCAAATGACTCACGATGGTCGTTCGACCGCTGTCCCTCATGCGGTGGACATAACTCCCTTTCCCCCACTGATATATTCAAACCTTCCTTGTACAAACAAGTGCTTGACCATATGTCCGAACAATATTTCAAAACATTTCAGATGAAAAATAAGAAAATTGTAATGTGGGGCGCTAAAGAACGTGGTCAACTTTTGATTGCTTCATCGGAAAATTTGCGGAAATGCCTTGTTAAAGTAGTTGATAGTGCCCATGAAGAATATCACGACAAACTACTGCTCGGTATTATTAGAGTTGATCCACCTGAAACACTTAAAGATCTGGATTTTGATTATTTAATAATAGCTTCTACCAACTATAGGGACGAGATTAAATCTATCATTAGAGATAAATTCCAATTAAATATTGAAATATTAGACATTTAATTTCATCTCCAGATGGCTTGAGGAGAGATGATTTATCAGTTGAGATACTATGAGATATGTGATTATAGCACCTACTTATAACGAGCGATCAGCTGGAATAAGAGTACTTCAGGAACTCCAGAAGTGGCTTATTCGATTTGGTAAAGAGGCAATTATTCCAAACATCGACGTAAATGCACCTTATCGTATTGAAGATGACGATATCGTTGTATACCCGGAAATCATTAAGGGTAATCCTCTCAAGGCGAAAAGGGTCGTCAGATATATTCTTAATGATCCTGGCAAATTAGGTGGTGACAGAGAATACGATAGAAATGAAATTTTGTTCGCCTACGATGGTGAGCTCAGTCGTTATTGCAAGAGCTCGAATAATGTGCTGCGTCTACCATGCACAGAAGATTTTTTTACCAACACTGGTAGGTCGCGCGCAGTTGATTGCTTTTGGATCGGCAAAGGCCGGTTCACTCCACATCCAGCTATCAGAAACGCCCTCGAGATAAGCTATACATGGCCGGCAAAACGTAAGGAGCTCGCTGAACTCCTGAATCGGACAAAAACGTTTTATACGTATGACGACCGTACGGCCCTCACACTAGAGGCTTCTCTCTGTGGTTGCGAGATCAAGGAAATAAGGAATGGCGAAATAATCGACATCCGCCCAATGCTTTCCGTTGACCAAGAAAGTCTTAATATTCAACTTAACAACTTCATTCAGATGACCTGGTATCCGGAAATGGATGCCGACGCCAAGGCAACCGAATACATCGAGTCGATAGTTTCGAACCACACCACCGAGCTTGCCACCAAAGATCTGACCTCAATCATCATCCTCACCTGGAACCAGTTGCACTGCACCCGGGAGTGTCTGGCGTCCATCGCGGCGCATACGCTCGAACCATACGAACTCATCGTCGTAGATAACGGCTCCACTGACGGCACCGTGGCGTGGTTGCACGAGCAGACGTGCCGGGATGATCGTATCCGGCTCATCGAGAACCCATCCAACCACGGTTTCGCCGCCGGCTGCAACCAGGGGTTGTCAGTTGCCCGGGGCAATTATCTGGTGCTGCTGAACAACGACGTAGTGGTCACGCCCGAATGGCTTTCCGGATTGCTGGAGTGCCACCGACTGGATCCCTTTGCCGGGATTGTGGGACCAATGACCAATAACGCCAGCGGCATCCAGGGGCTGGGCAACCCAATATACGACCCCGGCGGTCTTGACGGCTTCGCCCGCCAGTTCCGTGACCGCAACCGGCATCGCCGCGTCGCCAGCCGACGACTGGTGGGGTTCTGCATGCTGCTCACCCGGCAGTTGTATGTCGAAATCGGCGGGCTGGACGAGCGGTTCGGCAGCGGGAACTTCGAAGACGATGATTTCTGTCTGCGAGCTGCCATTGTCGGTCGCCGCAACATGATCGCTGCTGACGTCTACGTGCACCACTATGGAGGGGCTTCCTTCGCCGCTGGCGGTATCGATTACCGTGCTGCTATTGGCGGCAACTGGGCCTTGTTCCGTGACAAATGGAGCGCTCCCGTGGCTATGCCTGCAGAGGCGGAACTGATTGCACGCTGCCGTCTCAGGGAGGAACTGGAACGGCTGATCATGGAGGAACGCCCTGTTGAAGCGCTGCAGCGGCTGGCCCAGGCGGGAGGGGTGATGGAGCGCGACCCGCTGGTTACGGAACTGCGGGCCCAGGCCCTCTGGTCCATGGGACGTGAGCAGGAGGCAGCCTCGCTGCTTGGAAGTGACAGTACGTTCCAGTCCATTTTAGAGGGTCGACTCGCTCTGGAGTCGGGCGATCTGGAAACAGCCGGTATCCAGTTTCAGACCGCCCGTTCCCGCCTTCCGGGGTGTGGTCTCCCGTATCTCCATCTTGCGCTCTTGGCCCGGCAGCAAGGAGAAATGGGCCGCGCCGTGGCCCTGCTGTTGAAGGGGATTAATCTCTCGCCAACCATGCCCGGATACGAACCGCTACTGGACACGCTCATTGCAACGGACCAGTGTGGCGAATTGGTGCGCATCCTTAAGGAAGCGGCACATCTCTATCCGGACAGTCGCCAGGTCGGCCGCCTGCTGGTTGCGTGGGCGAATCGGGCAGGACAGTGCGAGGAGGTCGTGGCCGCTGCAGAACGCTTCTGCATACGTTTCGGACCTGATGAACAGGTACTTGCATTCGGCTTGTCAGCTCGCCGTCGTCTGGGTGAATACCGTTCAGCTGCTCCTCAGGGAAGGCGGATATCGCTCTGTATGATCGTCAGAGACGAGGAACTGCATATCGCACGCTGCCTGACCTCCTGCCGGCCGCTGGTACATGAGATGGTCGTAGTGGATACCGGCTCCAATGACAGAACTCCCGAGCTGGCGGAATTGCTGGGGGCACGCCTGATCCGCCATCAGTGGCGGGATGACTTCTCCGAGGCGCGCAATGCCTCCTTGGAAGCCGCCACTGGCGACTGGCTTCTGGTAATGGATGGAGACGAGGCTCTTTCACCGCGGGATTATTCCGCTTTCCAGAAAGCCCTGGAAGGAGCTGCCTGTCCTGCCGCCTTCACCATCCTCACCCGTAACTACACCAATGTGGCCACACTTGATGGCTTCACCCCGCTGGATAGCTCCTATCCTGAGGAGGAGGCAGGCTCCGGTTGGACCCCCAGCGTCAAGGTCCGTCTCTTTCCCAATCATTGCGGGATTCATTTTGAGGGAGTAGTACACGAAATGGTGGAAGGGACGATCGCCCAAGCCGGCTTGCCTCTACGAGAGCACCCGGTACCGATCCACCACTATGGAGGGTTGGAGAACCAGCGCCTGAACCGTAAGCGGACTCTCTACTATACCTTGGGGCAACAAAAATTACAGGTGGGAAACCGGGACCCGAAAGCCCTATACGAACTGGCGGTCCAGGCGGCTGAGCTTGAACGCTTTATCGAGGCGGAGGAGTTGTGGCTGACCTTGCTGGAGCAGGAGCCAGAATTTTCCGTTGCCTGGTTCAACCTCGGCTACATCTATCTGAAAATAAACCGTCTGAGGGAGGCCATGGCAGCTACCGAACGCGCCCTGGTGCTTGATCCGGGCTACAAGGCCGCTCTGCTCAACCTGACGTTGTGCCGCTTCTGCCTGTTACCGGCGCCGGAAGCTCTTGCAGCCGTAGACGGGGTAGCCGCGCTCCATCCTGAAGATCGCAGCATCCGCATCCTCCGTCATGTTGCGCTATGCCTCAGCGGACGCCTGCAGGAGGGGATTGAAGGGCTGCGCATGTTGGCTGCCGACGGATGCGGTATGACAGACTTTCTGAAATCCGTCGCGAGACTGTTGTACGCGGTTGAAAGGCCCGAGGAGGGAAAGATTCTGGAGGCGTTGTCGGGTGTGTTTGCTTAGCCTTCTGTGGGATCAGGTATCCGGGATACCAGGCACTTCTCATATTCCATGAGCCTGCGGGCAGCCTTGAGGGCGTGGTAGTAATCCTGCTCGAGAATGAGCGAGCTGATCTCCTCCAGGTACTGACGGGTACTGGCGGCCGCCGAGACTATTT belongs to Geobacter sp. SVR and includes:
- a CDS encoding NUDIX domain-containing protein encodes the protein MNLFQALECLEQHIPAPSEGLPDDVFYFISRMTPLVNVDLLLKDEQGRTLLAWRDDPYAGQGWHIPGGIVRFKETFAERICKVAQSELGCTIEFDPEPVAINQLIHKERDTRGHFISLLYRCRIPAAYIPQNAQYLPGERGYLQWHDTCPDNLIVYHEIYRDYI
- a CDS encoding radical SAM/SPASM domain-containing protein, whose amino-acid sequence is METVPARAKIISGTAPGGVRTRLADALPLDTPFVVQIFPVYACNFKCGYCIFPVPAEKRGFISDRTVMDSGLFARCMEDLTRFPRKVKVLRFVGIGEPLLHRDIADMVRCAVSNDIADVIEILTNGALLTPAMSDALIAAGLTRLVVSLQGTSRKKYRQVCGTDIDFEQFRANLKYFHDHKGSAQMYVKIIDCALDGEDDRQRFYDLFGDRCDTMAIEHAVPIHSGVDYDHLPGVKEQEVTQFGLPVSNVKVCPQPFFTMQINPDGKVVPCYSFEYPGIMGDCNTNSVCDIWNGETFRKFRRKMLEGINGAGEPCETCSIIKYRLFPEDDLKDSVEKLKPFYDPYTGEK
- a CDS encoding class I SAM-dependent methyltransferase; translated protein: MTRFCPICFSRYSRHMFTQRFGKNSAISVMESYDVVVCCTCGFVYADNIPSQEEFSAYYALMSKYEFEYKDGIVAQDYMTQYAKIVDFIIPHVGTREARILDIGCSTGALLSIFEKRGYHHLLGLDPSPNCTHVAEKIYGIRAITGDISSLNDVGKFDAIILSAVLEHLVDFEYSMNKIKALLSDGGLLFIEVPDAERFHEFIFAPFQQFSVEHINYFSRTSILNLLSAYSFKILEMKQNESSLNLTVDPDLFVLSVKTAIPEEPEIVPDVVSEPTLLKYIHDCSGIDQKIRTIISEKLLELDRFIVWGAGTHTQRLIGAGLDTSKILYIVDSNKRYAGKKLDHIDIRLPQEISDDVPILISTYSYQSEIMNMIRNNLRLSNEIVALYE
- a CDS encoding glycosyltransferase; translated protein: MIPNRNHSKFLGTCIESALNQTYPNLEIVVLDNCSDDNSLKVASRYVNRGVRVCKNPINIGNKNFNLLTVLTEGEYMILLCADDVIQPTFIEKSVAIMEQNPNVGYVHCERDYIDGDDVITELDPFYNCNFICPGESVLPIYMLTDVAQPSQCVIRRSIFQKVLGYNTEFDHSNADKALWFRLSLVSDYAYIREKLALIRVHSARETVIAFRSFYHSIALYLTLMNQVELGGQLKGHRNVYEKLPAAFRKLADETLQIALFCIHEDNLKLAKQYLVFAKIMDNSIVESENYILISNIYDSLQCKNDSEKEKIELSMFGKRTRNYEPPENYIKIEIKP
- a CDS encoding glycosyltransferase family A protein is translated as MTLDNFNIIVLIPTEDCINYIDASINSVLIQTYNRNNIKIVAIDNCSTDGTYEKLLNYSINHGISVYRLKEKCSRAMLLYESISYIEPVNYKYITVLSPGDIFYSNFIEDSVKVMEKYSNAKRRMLICEVSIIDSNARISSQLPIFTDSCILKSSWSLLQFFTFGFDHRVQWICLKDTLPSDLADLVFCVDNTDWFNKALFSFNSEIIYLDKPLASAVLSYPDDRLYKLMLKLSLVTRFKLIRGTMDNKNFEDLDELEDQKLSNYKLSLLALKYAYDDLIEIKIDSARKILLFAEMVFSDIVETELYSTICNLIEKPEYCSVVLDQHFDFLLRPSNPPTNSISMNLIATDIQV
- a CDS encoding NAD-dependent epimerase/dehydratase family protein, which encodes MSKKHDVIINCIGVGTQRKIRGDYTKYFIVGEKFDNMIIEYLQNYSPETLYINISSGAVYGRSFTGPVSEWSENALTVNHIMQEDYYSICKLNSEAKHRAFSHLKIVDLRLFSYFSRFADISDGYFITDIIDSIKSNKKLKTNTTNIIRDYVHPVDLCSIVHICIQINNINDAYDVMSTKPVNKTEILDYFSKNYGLKYSIDSSIVEQTPTGVKDIYYSKYFKIAKIGYIPSYSSLDTVIQEASYLLEDKK
- a CDS encoding B12-binding domain-containing radical SAM protein — protein: MNLLFVQPKARDIAGIATGICYVATATKEAGYNIFGVNLNYFSSSGYRDILASAINTNNIDVVFIGGTSGDFNEIKRIISILKGLNNELVLVLGGYLVSTEPELVIRNTGADFGVIGLGETASVELLNLLSQKCAKSSYSTISGLVYIDDNNDLVITSNRKACSFNFNRIPALDLLFDDYIRNNKHIDLVGSIGCPFSCTFCSRPVGTKKYDQRPLDSLFYELDYWLTVYDIKTIGINDELFSLDEERVREFCSRIRKYQIGFGLQGRVDTITEEILTMLKDAGCYSISYGLESANNSILASMKKGITIEQIEKALSATRQHGISIIGNFIFGDIQETYETANDTLNWWTNHMSEYDIHLTMIVPFPGSYIYDYAVQKGMISDKLKFLNDGCPPVNCSKMSESEILRLKRRINSLLQIKSRASTISIKYIHPDNTIDLTLECGHCFKKFNVFKKDLANDSRWSFDRCPSCGGHNSLSPTDIFKPSLYKQVLDHMSEQYFKTFQMKNKKIVMWGAKERGQLLIASSENLRKCLVKVVDSAHEEYHDKLLLGIIRVDPPETLKDLDFDYLIIASTNYRDEIKSIIRDKFQLNIEILDI
- a CDS encoding glycosyltransferase: MTWYPEMDADAKATEYIESIVSNHTTELATKDLTSIIILTWNQLHCTRECLASIAAHTLEPYELIVVDNGSTDGTVAWLHEQTCRDDRIRLIENPSNHGFAAGCNQGLSVARGNYLVLLNNDVVVTPEWLSGLLECHRLDPFAGIVGPMTNNASGIQGLGNPIYDPGGLDGFARQFRDRNRHRRVASRRLVGFCMLLTRQLYVEIGGLDERFGSGNFEDDDFCLRAAIVGRRNMIAADVYVHHYGGASFAAGGIDYRAAIGGNWALFRDKWSAPVAMPAEAELIARCRLREELERLIMEERPVEALQRLAQAGGVMERDPLVTELRAQALWSMGREQEAASLLGSDSTFQSILEGRLALESGDLETAGIQFQTARSRLPGCGLPYLHLALLARQQGEMGRAVALLLKGINLSPTMPGYEPLLDTLIATDQCGELVRILKEAAHLYPDSRQVGRLLVAWANRAGQCEEVVAAAERFCIRFGPDEQVLAFGLSARRRLGEYRSAAPQGRRISLCMIVRDEELHIARCLTSCRPLVHEMVVVDTGSNDRTPELAELLGARLIRHQWRDDFSEARNASLEAATGDWLLVMDGDEALSPRDYSAFQKALEGAACPAAFTILTRNYTNVATLDGFTPLDSSYPEEEAGSGWTPSVKVRLFPNHCGIHFEGVVHEMVEGTIAQAGLPLREHPVPIHHYGGLENQRLNRKRTLYYTLGQQKLQVGNRDPKALYELAVQAAELERFIEAEELWLTLLEQEPEFSVAWFNLGYIYLKINRLREAMAATERALVLDPGYKAALLNLTLCRFCLLPAPEALAAVDGVAALHPEDRSIRILRHVALCLSGRLQEGIEGLRMLAADGCGMTDFLKSVARLLYAVERPEEGKILEALSGVFA